From Halichondria panicea chromosome 12, odHalPani1.1, whole genome shotgun sequence, a single genomic window includes:
- the LOC135345496 gene encoding plexin-A2-like: MLLSLLFLLLLQRAVHSQTFSFFSSGFYPGLQVDSTGRTFIAADNYLYRLNAQLIQEETVDLGATIIASKALALSSTGMLVVCLDDLSCSVYNASNLSAGPIRRVSNAIRGDIRFGVAIFTSGDSFYTGAITGTGIGQGMVLQQFGEEFSRSSENNPSDMRNELVFKIPFGRQFYSYGGFVSSGFAYYVVVDYHPVSARAIRLLRVCNLPDCGGLSTCGVTALYELQINCGFQSIAENTVVCAVSLVEDFSGISGPIAVINLCVGTNSICVVNITAVNEAMDAKYDSCIVSRTVGEEIGLAWKTGSSESCDTLPQPQITMDRCDTTSPVGLILPNDDIDLIAPLRIYFGNSLVPVASVAVKLEQFSFVFVAMYNDNRILGYDVSGTSILDANSYFYNLPVTPGVYHLSWKEGLNYITATTQNSVFQVFIEQCSQHINCTSCTNDPCPLCGWCIVENKCSRRSQCQKTHLSIRWSQDNASCFTAATVGSKCSEVESCKDCLGLNSLCGWCNLNKQCRGTSASCKNVSHFLQVSGGNNFTTVCPLLDTSPSGGYTQPVRVAQDFRLTTRNLIPATDGFEYYCLMNGVSLTAQYENESSILCTVSSGQWNEEDRLYCLSQ; this comes from the exons ATGTTACTGTCACTCTTATTTTTGCTTCTGTTGCAAAGAGCAGTTCATTCTCAAACTTTCTCCTTTTTTAGTTCCGGATTTTACCCAGGACTGCAAGTTGACTCCACTGGGAGAACATTCATTGCTGCAGACAACTACCTGTATAGACTGAATGCACAGCTAATACAAGAGGAGACAGTTGATCTAGGAGCTACTATCATTGCTAGCAAAGCACTGGCCCTGAGCTCTACTGGGATGTTGGTAGTGTGTTTAGATGATCTCTCTTGCTCTGTGTACAATGCAAGCAACCTCAGTGCTGGTCCTATCAGGAGAGTCAGTAATGCTATTCGGGGAGATATTAGATTTGGAGTAGCTATATTTACGTCAGGAGACAGTTTCTACACTGGAGCAATAACTGGAACTGGTATAGGTCAGGGAATGGTACTGCAACAATTTGGAGAGGAGTTCAGTAGATCTTCTGAAAACAATCCATCAGATATGCGTAATGAACTGGTATTTAAGATTCCCTTTGGACGACAATTCTATTCATATGGTGGTTTTGTGAGTAGTGGATTTGCCTATTATGTTGTCGTCGACTATCATCCTGTTAGTGCACGAGCTATAAGACTGTTACGTGTTTGCAACCTGCCTGATTGTGGAGGCCTAAGTACCTGTGGAGTGACCGCTTTGTATGAACTTCAAATTAATTGTGGCTTTCAGTCGATCGCTGAAAATactgttgtgtgtgcagtgtcatTAGTGGAGGATTTCAGTGGGATATCTGGACCCATTGCTGTTATAAATCTTTGCGTGGGTACTAACTCTATTTGTGTAGTCAATATCACTGCTGTCAATGAAGCTATGGATGCTAAATATGACTCTTGTATTGTGTCACGGACTGTTGGAGAAGAAATAGGTTTAGCATGGAAAACAGGTTCCTCAGAAAGCTGCGATACTCTGCCTCAGCCTCAG ATAACTATGGACAGATGTGACACAACCAGTCCAGTTGGCCTTATCCTTCCAAATGATGACATTGACCTAATAGCACCACTTCGTATCTACTTCGGAAACAGTCTTGTGCCCGTTGCTTCAGTAGCTGTGAAGCTGGAGCAGTTTTCCTTTGTGTTTGTTGCAATGTACAATGATAATAGAATACTAGGA TATGATGTCAGTGGTACATCTATCCTGGATGCTAATAGTTATTTCTACAATCTTCCAGTGACACCTGGTGTGTATCATTTGTCATGGAAAGAGGGACTGAACTACATCACAGCAACCACTCAAAACTCT GTGTTCCAAGTATTCATAGAGCAGTGTTCCCAGCATATAAACTGTACCAGTTGTACCAATGACCCCTGCCcactgtgtgggtggtgtatAGTGGAGAACAAGTGCTCTCGTCGTTCACAGTGTCAGAAAACTCATCTCTCCATTAGATGGTCACAGGACAATGCCAGCTGTTTTACTGCTGCTACTGTGGGCTCCAAGTGCTCAGAAGTAGAAAG ctgtaaGGATTGCCTTGGGCTGAATAGTCTGTGTGGATGGTGTAACCTCAACAAGCAGTGCAGAGGAACATCAGCTTCTTGCAAGAATGTATCTCACTTCCTACAG GTGTCTGGAGGCAACAACTTCACTACTGTGTGCCCCCTGTTGGACACATCCCCCTCTGGTGGGTACACTCAACCAGTAAGGGTGGCCCAGGACTTTCGACTGACCACCAGGAACCTCATACCCGCc ACTGATGGCTTTGAGTACTATTGTCTTATGAATGGAGTTAGTCTGACAGCTCAGTATGAGAACGAGAGCTCCATCTTGTGTACAGTGAGTAGTGGGCAA TGGAATGAAGAGGATCGCTTGTACTGTTTGTCACAATAA